One genomic region from Kineobactrum salinum encodes:
- a CDS encoding hydroxyacylglutathione hydrolase: MIVEQIWTGNAYRNFNYLIACPETGEAMAVDPLDHEKCLARARDLGWQITQVLNTHEHLDHTGGNSEVIAATGARLLAHANAGSSIAGVDRGLQAGDTVKIGRTVELEALDTPGHTMSHVCLLSHTDTPALFCGDTLFNAGAGNCHNGGHPEELYETFAGQLARLPDTTLIYPGHDYIANNLKFTLDREKDNQQAQQLLQDVGEQDPAAALVTTIAMEKEINTFFRLYSPSVIAGLREAFPELPPDPGPRTVFLKLRELRNSW; this comes from the coding sequence ATGATCGTCGAACAGATCTGGACTGGCAACGCCTACCGCAATTTCAATTACCTGATCGCCTGCCCGGAAACCGGCGAGGCGATGGCGGTGGATCCGCTGGACCATGAAAAATGCCTGGCGCGGGCCCGCGACCTGGGCTGGCAGATCACCCAGGTTCTCAATACCCATGAACACTTGGACCACACCGGCGGCAACAGCGAAGTGATCGCCGCCACCGGCGCGAGACTGCTGGCCCACGCCAACGCCGGCAGCAGTATTGCAGGGGTGGACCGCGGCCTGCAGGCAGGCGATACCGTCAAGATTGGCCGCACCGTCGAGCTGGAGGCGCTGGATACGCCCGGCCACACCATGAGCCATGTATGCCTGCTCTCACATACCGACACGCCGGCGCTGTTCTGCGGAGACACACTGTTCAATGCGGGCGCAGGCAACTGCCACAATGGCGGTCACCCGGAAGAACTGTATGAAACGTTCGCTGGACAACTGGCGCGTCTGCCCGACACTACCCTGATCTACCCCGGCCACGACTACATCGCCAACAACCTCAAGTTCACGCTGGACCGGGAAAAAGACAATCAGCAGGCGCAGCAGCTGTTGCAGGACGTCGGGGAGCAGGATCCGGCCGCCGCCCTGGTCACCACTATCGCCATGGAGAAGGAGATCAACACTTTCTTCCGGTTGTACAGTCCCAGCGTGATTGCCGGGCTGCGGGAAGCGTTCCCGGAACTGCCGCCGGACCCCGGTCCGCGCACGGTATTTCTGAAGCTCAGGGAATTGCGCAACAGTTGGTAG
- a CDS encoding efflux RND transporter permease subunit, whose product MFALIVRHGILVAVAVLIVCLLGIVAAIRIPVQMIPDLEVRTISIRTSWPGATPQDVEKEIIVEQEEYLRNIPYLQRMQSTANFATAEIELEFPFGVDLNETLIRVNNALTQVPSYPENVDEPGVYATSFSDSAFMYFRVAPMQGNPQGLDMDMMRDYIEDNVRPRMSGVAGVSEVSVGGGAERQIQIHLHPERLAERELTPLQVRDAIRNRNRDISGGEVESGKRRYLLRTVGRFEELDDLRNLILDRHGDGITYLSDVADVGLGHFSIRDMNYVNGSPVISLAIRRESGSNVIAIKQAMMQEVELINQELLNPQG is encoded by the coding sequence ATGTTTGCCCTTATCGTCCGCCACGGTATTCTGGTTGCCGTTGCTGTCCTGATTGTCTGTCTTCTTGGCATCGTTGCCGCAATCCGGATTCCGGTGCAAATGATACCGGATCTGGAGGTGCGCACCATCTCCATTCGTACCAGTTGGCCCGGCGCCACGCCCCAGGATGTGGAAAAGGAAATCATTGTCGAACAAGAGGAATATCTGCGCAATATTCCCTACCTGCAGAGAATGCAGAGCACCGCCAACTTTGCCACCGCCGAGATTGAGCTCGAATTTCCCTTTGGCGTGGATCTCAATGAGACGCTGATTCGCGTCAATAACGCTCTCACCCAGGTGCCCAGTTATCCGGAGAATGTGGACGAACCCGGCGTCTATGCCACATCGTTCTCTGACAGTGCCTTCATGTATTTCCGTGTCGCGCCGATGCAAGGCAATCCGCAGGGCCTGGATATGGACATGATGCGGGATTACATCGAAGACAATGTCCGGCCACGCATGTCCGGCGTTGCCGGGGTTTCCGAAGTCAGCGTGGGAGGCGGGGCCGAGCGGCAAATACAGATCCATCTGCACCCGGAACGTCTGGCAGAGCGGGAGCTGACACCGCTCCAGGTTCGCGATGCGATACGAAACAGAAACCGGGACATATCCGGGGGAGAAGTGGAGAGCGGAAAACGCCGGTATCTGCTGCGCACGGTGGGCCGGTTCGAGGAGCTGGACGATCTTCGGAACCTGATCCTGGACCGCCACGGCGATGGCATTACCTACCTGTCTGACGTGGCCGACGTTGGCCTGGGTCATTTCAGTATCCGTGACATGAATTACGTCAACGGCAGCCCGGTTATCAGTCTGGCTATACGCCGGGAGAGCGGCTCCAATGTCATCGCCATTAAACAGGCGATGATGCAGGAGGTGGAACTGATAAACCAGGAGTTGCTCAACCCTCAGGGATGA
- a CDS encoding zinc-dependent alcohol dehydrogenase family protein translates to MTTQMRAMRLLAPGQALEPAVLPLPVPGPGELLLQVLACGVCRTDLHIVDGELGEPVLPLIPGHEIVGRVVATGADVEGFVEGEQVGVPWLGWTCGHCDYCLSGRENLCPEARFTGYTRAGGYAEFTVADARYCFPVPGLTAQEASPLLCAGLIGYRAWRIAGGAELRHLGIYGFGAAAHILAQVAVAQGQRVYAFTRPGDHTAQAFARRLGAVWAGDADQPPPAVLDAAILFAPVGELVPLALAQVRPGGRVVSGGIHMSDIPSFPYRLLWQERSLHSVANLTRRDGIDFLALAPTVPVRTETVAYSLEQANEALDDLRNGRLSGAAVLLP, encoded by the coding sequence ATGACAACACAGATGCGCGCGATGCGCTTGCTTGCGCCAGGGCAGGCACTGGAACCGGCAGTGCTGCCGCTGCCCGTGCCCGGTCCCGGGGAATTGCTGTTGCAGGTACTCGCCTGCGGGGTGTGCCGCACGGACCTGCACATCGTCGACGGCGAACTCGGTGAACCGGTACTGCCGCTGATTCCAGGCCATGAAATCGTCGGCCGGGTCGTAGCCACCGGGGCCGATGTCGAGGGCTTCGTCGAGGGCGAACAGGTCGGCGTTCCCTGGCTGGGGTGGACCTGCGGCCACTGCGACTACTGTCTGAGCGGACGCGAGAACCTGTGTCCGGAGGCACGATTTACCGGCTACACGCGCGCGGGAGGCTATGCGGAATTTACCGTCGCCGATGCCCGCTACTGCTTTCCGGTGCCGGGACTCACTGCCCAGGAGGCCTCCCCGCTGCTGTGTGCCGGCCTGATCGGCTACCGTGCCTGGCGCATCGCCGGTGGTGCTGAGCTGCGCCACCTGGGCATCTATGGCTTTGGCGCCGCCGCCCATATTCTGGCCCAGGTCGCGGTTGCCCAAGGCCAGCGGGTGTACGCCTTCACCCGTCCCGGAGACCACACCGCGCAAGCGTTCGCGCGCCGGCTGGGTGCGGTGTGGGCCGGTGATGCCGACCAGCCGCCACCCGCTGTTCTGGACGCCGCAATCCTGTTTGCCCCGGTGGGCGAGCTGGTCCCCCTCGCGCTGGCCCAGGTACGTCCGGGCGGGCGGGTGGTGAGCGGCGGCATTCACATGTCCGATATCCCGTCCTTCCCCTACCGGTTATTATGGCAGGAGCGCAGCCTGCACTCGGTAGCCAACCTGACGCGCCGGGACGGCATAGACTTTCTGGCACTGGCCCCCACCGTACCGGTGCGCACCGAAACCGTGGCCTACTCCCTGGAGCAGGCCAATGAAGCCCTGGATGACCTGCGCAACGGCCGCCTGAGTGGCGCGGCAGTACTGCTGCCCTGA
- a CDS encoding fumarylacetoacetate hydrolase family protein, which translates to MKLASLKQGRDGTLVVVSTDLQRCLRAGMTLQAALDDWEQQRPLLESLSEQVNGGAGEAFDESLCASPLPRAYQWADGSAYVNHVELVRKARGAEMPDSFWTDPLMYQGGSDSFLGPRDPIVMADTDWGIDFEGEVAVITGDVPMGASREQAAAAIQLVMLVNDVSLRNLIPAELGKGFGFFQSKPSSAFSPVCVTPDELGDAWDGGRLHLPLLVSYNGSPFGRADAGVDMTFDFPTLVAHAAKTRPLGAGTVIGSGTVSNKDADGSPGRPVADGGAGYSCIAEIRMIETIRDGKPSTRFMQFGDQVRLEMLDAAGASIFGAIDQAVVEQG; encoded by the coding sequence ATGAAGCTGGCATCCTTGAAGCAGGGCCGTGACGGCACTCTGGTGGTGGTCTCCACCGATTTGCAGCGTTGTTTGCGGGCCGGCATGACCCTGCAGGCTGCACTGGACGACTGGGAACAACAGCGGCCGCTACTGGAATCCTTGAGCGAGCAGGTCAACGGTGGCGCCGGTGAAGCCTTCGACGAAAGCCTCTGCGCCTCGCCGCTGCCCCGTGCCTACCAGTGGGCAGATGGTTCGGCCTACGTCAATCACGTGGAACTGGTGCGGAAGGCGCGCGGCGCGGAAATGCCGGACAGTTTCTGGACTGATCCACTGATGTATCAGGGTGGCTCGGACAGTTTCCTCGGTCCCCGCGATCCGATCGTGATGGCGGATACCGACTGGGGGATCGATTTTGAGGGCGAGGTCGCGGTGATTACCGGGGATGTGCCGATGGGCGCCAGCCGCGAACAGGCCGCTGCCGCGATCCAGCTGGTGATGCTGGTGAACGATGTCTCCCTGCGCAACCTGATTCCGGCCGAGCTGGGCAAGGGCTTCGGTTTCTTCCAGTCCAAGCCATCCAGTGCCTTCAGTCCGGTCTGTGTCACCCCGGACGAACTGGGCGATGCCTGGGACGGCGGCCGGCTGCACCTGCCGCTGCTGGTGTCCTACAACGGCAGTCCGTTTGGCAGGGCCGATGCCGGTGTGGACATGACCTTTGATTTTCCGACGCTGGTGGCCCATGCGGCGAAGACCCGGCCGCTGGGGGCGGGCACTGTTATCGGCTCGGGTACGGTATCGAACAAGGATGCGGACGGTTCGCCGGGACGTCCTGTCGCCGACGGTGGCGCCGGCTACAGCTGTATCGCCGAGATCCGCATGATAGAGACCATTCGCGATGGCAAGCCCAGTACCCGCTTCATGCAGTTCGGTGATCAGGTACGGTTGGAAATGCTGGATGCGGCCGGGGCCAGCATCTTTGGCGCGATCGACCAGGCGGTGGTTGAACAGGGTTGA
- a CDS encoding catalase, with product MTDQNHKPTTNDAGIPVSSDEHSLTIGPDGPILLHDHYLIEQMANFNRERIPERQPHAKGSGAFGRFEVTGDVSAYTKAAVFQPGTCTDVLQRFSTVAGERGSPDTWRDPRGFSLKFYTTEGNYDMVGNNTPVFFIRDPMKFQHFIRSQKRRADTNLRDHDMQWDFWTLSPESAHQVTWLMGDRGIPRSWRHMNGYSSHTYLWVNAAGEKFWVKYHFKTDQGIDFLTQEEADRLAGTDGDYHTRDLHEAIARGEYPSWTLKVQIMPFKEAETYRFNPFDLTKVWPHGDYPLMEVGKLTLNRNPTDHHTEIEQAAFEPNNLVPGIGVSPDKMLLGRIFAYADAHRARLGVNYKQIPVNRPQAPVHSYSKDGAMRVQNVSDPVYAPNSKGGPKADGDRYPPTETWPASGDMVRAAYMLREDDDDFGQPRTLVREVMDDAARARLVANVVGHLRNGVTAPVLERAFEYWRNIDREIGDRIAAGVNEG from the coding sequence ATGACCGATCAAAACCACAAGCCCACCACCAACGACGCCGGCATACCGGTCTCGAGCGACGAACACTCCCTGACCATTGGCCCCGATGGTCCTATTCTGCTGCACGATCACTACCTGATCGAGCAGATGGCCAACTTCAACCGCGAAAGAATTCCGGAGCGCCAGCCCCACGCCAAGGGTAGCGGTGCCTTCGGCCGGTTCGAAGTCACCGGCGATGTCAGCGCCTACACCAAAGCGGCGGTCTTCCAGCCCGGCACCTGTACAGACGTGCTGCAGCGCTTTTCCACCGTAGCGGGCGAGCGCGGCAGCCCGGATACCTGGCGCGACCCGCGCGGCTTCTCGCTCAAGTTCTACACCACCGAGGGCAACTACGACATGGTGGGAAACAACACTCCGGTGTTTTTCATTCGCGACCCGATGAAGTTCCAGCACTTTATCCGCTCCCAGAAGCGGCGTGCGGATACCAACCTGCGGGACCACGACATGCAGTGGGATTTCTGGACCCTGTCGCCAGAGTCGGCCCACCAGGTCACCTGGCTGATGGGTGACCGCGGTATTCCCCGCAGCTGGCGCCACATGAACGGCTACAGCAGCCACACCTACCTTTGGGTCAATGCCGCGGGTGAAAAATTCTGGGTCAAATACCATTTCAAAACTGACCAGGGCATTGATTTTTTGACCCAGGAGGAGGCCGACCGCCTGGCCGGCACCGACGGCGACTACCACACCCGTGACCTGCATGAGGCCATCGCGCGAGGCGAGTATCCGAGCTGGACCCTGAAGGTGCAGATCATGCCGTTCAAAGAGGCAGAGACCTACCGCTTCAACCCCTTTGACCTGACCAAGGTATGGCCCCACGGTGATTACCCGCTGATGGAGGTGGGCAAGCTCACACTGAACAGGAACCCGACCGACCACCACACGGAAATCGAGCAGGCTGCCTTCGAGCCCAACAACCTGGTGCCCGGCATTGGCGTGAGTCCCGACAAGATGCTGTTGGGACGCATCTTCGCCTATGCCGATGCCCACCGCGCCCGGCTGGGGGTCAACTACAAGCAGATCCCGGTGAACAGGCCGCAGGCGCCGGTGCACAGCTACAGCAAGGACGGTGCGATGCGGGTCCAGAATGTGTCGGACCCGGTCTACGCCCCCAACTCCAAGGGTGGACCGAAGGCCGACGGCGACCGCTATCCTCCCACCGAAACCTGGCCTGCCAGCGGCGACATGGTGCGCGCGGCCTATATGCTGCGTGAAGACGATGACGACTTCGGCCAGCCGCGCACCCTGGTGCGGGAGGTCATGGATGATGCCGCCCGCGCCCGCCTGGTTGCCAATGTCGTCGGTCATCTCAGGAACGGTGTGACGGCGCCGGTGCTGGAGCGGGCCTTTGAGTACTGGCGCAATATCGACAGGGAGATCGGTGATCGCATTGCCGCGGGCGTGAACGAAGGCTGA
- a CDS encoding efflux RND transporter periplasmic adaptor subunit, with product MNLDIGKIPDQAPRLLRSRARVLFLITVGLLGYAAAGYSQAPPGVEAIRVVESPLIESVPLTGSVVAGRHSRLSTEVSGLIRQLAVDVGDSVEAGAVLVELDDELVRIDRDQAQANLLRVRAQWQDSERRLREAQSLRDGAIAESEVRALEAQERIQRAALGVAQANLQWLEAEVVRHRIHAPYDGVISARNMDVGQWVAPGEDLMGLVATHPLWIDFQVPQRYFSRVSESARVQLRFDPHFEQVFTGSIHRKVPLSEIGARTFLIRISPPHNIPALIPGMATSGLLQLGMERSGVQVPRDALIRYPDGRVTVWRVSGASEAGSTGTATEVRVDPGISNNGWLEIKSGLSAGT from the coding sequence ATGAACCTGGACATAGGCAAAATTCCCGACCAGGCACCGCGCCTGCTTCGCTCTCGGGCGCGGGTATTGTTCCTGATTACGGTTGGCCTCCTCGGCTACGCCGCGGCCGGATATTCCCAGGCGCCGCCAGGTGTTGAAGCAATCCGGGTTGTGGAGTCTCCATTGATCGAGTCGGTTCCGCTTACCGGCTCTGTCGTGGCGGGGCGCCACTCCCGGCTGTCTACCGAGGTCTCCGGCCTGATTCGGCAGTTGGCGGTTGATGTGGGTGATAGCGTGGAAGCCGGCGCAGTACTGGTGGAACTGGATGATGAACTGGTGCGTATCGACCGGGATCAGGCTCAGGCGAATCTGCTCAGAGTCCGGGCGCAATGGCAAGACAGTGAAAGGCGATTGCGGGAGGCTCAATCGCTGCGGGATGGCGCTATTGCTGAAAGCGAGGTGCGTGCGCTGGAAGCACAGGAGCGGATACAGCGCGCGGCTCTGGGTGTCGCTCAAGCCAACCTTCAGTGGCTGGAAGCGGAAGTGGTCCGGCACCGCATCCACGCGCCGTATGACGGCGTCATCAGTGCGCGAAACATGGATGTCGGCCAATGGGTGGCGCCGGGCGAGGACCTGATGGGCCTGGTGGCTACCCATCCACTGTGGATCGATTTCCAGGTGCCACAACGGTATTTTTCCCGGGTCTCGGAGTCGGCGCGGGTGCAATTGCGTTTTGATCCCCACTTTGAGCAGGTATTCACCGGCTCTATTCATCGCAAGGTTCCACTGAGCGAGATCGGTGCACGTACCTTTCTAATCCGGATCAGCCCGCCGCACAATATTCCCGCCCTGATCCCCGGAATGGCCACCTCCGGACTCTTGCAGCTGGGAATGGAGCGGTCAGGTGTCCAGGTTCCGCGCGATGCGTTGATTCGCTACCCGGACGGCCGGGTGACCGTGTGGCGTGTCAGCGGAGCCTCTGAAGCCGGCTCGACAGGCACCGCGACAGAAGTACGGGTTGACCCGGGCATCAGCAATAACGGTTGGCTGGAAATAAAATCCGGGCTAAGCGCGGGGACATAG
- the rimP gene encoding ribosome maturation factor RimP, whose translation MATKQQELFQLLEPSVVALGYELWGVEYLSQGKHSVLRVYIDGEDGISVDDCAAVSGQLSGVLDVEDPIAGEYTLEVSSPGMDRLLFRLEQYPAFAGETVELRLRRPFEGRRNFKGILRGIEGEDVVVQVDDHEYLLPYSAIEKARIHPRIPGAVSELARQ comes from the coding sequence GTGGCGACCAAACAACAGGAACTGTTCCAGCTGCTGGAGCCTTCAGTAGTCGCGCTCGGCTATGAGCTGTGGGGCGTGGAATACCTGTCCCAGGGCAAGCACAGTGTGCTGCGCGTCTATATTGATGGTGAAGACGGCATCTCGGTGGACGACTGTGCCGCGGTGAGCGGCCAGCTCAGCGGGGTTCTGGACGTGGAAGATCCCATCGCCGGCGAGTACACCCTGGAGGTGTCTTCACCGGGCATGGACCGTCTGTTGTTCCGCCTGGAGCAGTATCCGGCCTTTGCAGGCGAGACCGTGGAGTTGCGTCTGCGCAGACCGTTTGAAGGGCGGCGCAATTTCAAGGGCATATTACGAGGTATCGAGGGTGAGGATGTGGTGGTGCAGGTAGACGACCACGAGTATTTGTTACCCTACAGCGCGATTGAGAAAGCGCGTATTCATCCCCGCATCCCCGGTGCGGTCAGTGAACTGGCGAGGCAATAA
- the hppD gene encoding 4-hydroxyphenylpyruvate dioxygenase, which yields MADLFENPMGLDGFEFVEFTAPDKGVLEPVFETMGFTQVAVHRTKDVALWRQGDINFVTNYEPGSPAWYYGREHGPSACGMAFRVKDATLAYNWALEKGAQPVQVETGPMELRLPAIKGIGGATLYLIDRYAEGQSIYDIDFHWLEGVERKPAGLGFHTLDHLTHNVYRGRMGYWARYYEELFNFREIRYFDIKGEYTGLLSKAMTAPDGKIRIPLNEEAKGGGQIEEFLMAYNGEGIQHIAFACDDLLACYDRLKAAGTKFMPAPPETYYQMLEERLPGHGEPVAELQSRGILLDGSTDGEKPRLLLQIFSANVLGPVFFEFIQRKDDDGFGEGNFKALFESIEREQVARGVVGGKQPEKEGAKQ from the coding sequence ATGGCAGACCTGTTTGAAAACCCCATGGGCCTGGATGGCTTCGAGTTCGTGGAATTCACCGCGCCGGACAAGGGTGTGCTGGAGCCAGTGTTCGAAACGATGGGATTTACCCAGGTGGCGGTGCACCGCACCAAGGATGTCGCACTCTGGCGCCAGGGCGACATCAATTTCGTGACCAACTACGAGCCCGGCAGCCCCGCCTGGTATTACGGCCGGGAACACGGTCCCTCGGCCTGCGGCATGGCATTCCGGGTCAAGGACGCCACTCTGGCCTACAACTGGGCGCTGGAGAAAGGTGCCCAGCCGGTACAGGTGGAGACCGGGCCGATGGAGCTGCGCCTGCCGGCGATCAAGGGTATCGGCGGGGCCACGTTGTACCTGATCGACCGCTATGCCGAAGGGCAGAGCATCTACGACATCGACTTTCACTGGCTCGAGGGAGTGGAGCGCAAGCCGGCGGGGCTGGGCTTTCATACCCTGGATCACCTGACCCACAACGTTTATCGGGGGCGCATGGGCTATTGGGCCCGCTATTACGAGGAGCTGTTCAACTTCCGCGAGATCCGCTATTTCGACATCAAGGGCGAGTATACCGGGCTGCTGTCCAAGGCGATGACTGCGCCCGACGGCAAGATCCGTATCCCGCTGAACGAAGAGGCCAAGGGTGGCGGCCAGATCGAGGAATTCCTGATGGCCTACAACGGCGAGGGCATCCAGCACATTGCCTTTGCCTGCGACGATCTTCTGGCCTGCTACGACCGCCTCAAGGCGGCGGGCACGAAGTTCATGCCGGCGCCCCCGGAAACCTATTACCAGATGCTGGAAGAGCGGCTTCCCGGCCACGGTGAACCGGTGGCGGAACTGCAGAGCCGGGGCATCCTGCTGGACGGCTCTACCGACGGCGAGAAACCGCGTCTGCTGTTGCAGATATTTTCTGCCAATGTGCTGGGGCCGGTCTTCTTCGAATTCATTCAGCGCAAGGACGACGATGGCTTTGGCGAGGGCAATTTCAAGGCCCTGTTCGAATCCATTGAGCGGGAGCAGGTTGCGCGCGGTGTCGTGGGTGGCAAGCAGCCAGAAAAGGAGGGCGCAAAACAATGA